The proteins below are encoded in one region of Triticum urartu cultivar G1812 unplaced genomic scaffold, Tu2.1 TuUngrouped_contig_845, whole genome shotgun sequence:
- the LOC125531933 gene encoding probable nucleoside diphosphate kinase 5 — protein MAGAASSVAPVLVICLLSLVLFFHRCRSCEAVEIERTLAMIKPDGLSGNYTEKIKEAILESGFDIIEEAVVQLDVERASLFYAEHADRSFFNSLVKYMTSGPVCAMILESPDAISCWRNLIGPTDARKAKTSHPDSIRAMCGLDSEKNCVHGSDSPQSAAREISFFFGDDKSEALEHDEL, from the exons ATGGCCGGGGCAGCTTCGTCGGTAGCGCCAGTTCTCGTCATCTGCTTGCTGTCTCTTGTTCTCTTCTTCCACAG GTGCCGGAGCTGTGAGGCTGTGGAGATAGAGAGGACGTTGGCGATGATCAAGCCGGATGGTTTGTCTGGTAACTACACCGAAAAAATCAAGGAGGCCATCTTGGAGTCTGGATTTGATATCATAGAAGAGGCAGTTGTCCAGCTGGATGTAGAGAGGGCATCACTCTTCTACGCTGAGCATGCCGATAGAAGCTTCTTCAACAGCCTAGTGAAGTACATGACGAG TGGTCCAGTTTGTGCTATGATTCTGGAAAGCCCCGATGCCATTTCATGCTGGCGAAATTTGATAGGGCCAACTGATGCAAGAAAGGCTAAAACTTCACACCCTGACAG CATTAGAGCAATGTGCGGCTTGGACTCTGAGAAAAATTGTGTGCATGGTTCAGATTCACCACAATCTGCAGCTAGAGAGATTTCGTTTTTCTTCGGAGATGATAAATCTG AAGCGCTGGAACATGACGAGCTGTAG